A window from Mangifera indica cultivar Alphonso chromosome 2, CATAS_Mindica_2.1, whole genome shotgun sequence encodes these proteins:
- the LOC123197050 gene encoding uncharacterized protein LOC123197050 has product MTTNIVKSFNALVRHAQGLPIIMLIKFIRGTIQQWFYERRNHPNEYPNFVTLWTEEKISSRLSKSARLEVRPITPIRYQVVGFGGYMGIVDFGEMSCKCRKFQFSRILWKHAT; this is encoded by the exons atgacaactaatattgtaAAGTCATTTAACGCCCTTGTTAGACATGCACAAGGCCTACCTATCATAATGCTCATcaagtttattcgtggtaccataCAAcaatggttttacgagaggagaaatCATCCAA atgaatacCCTAACTTTGTCACCCTTTGGACAGAGGAGAAGATTAGCAGTCGTCTATCAAAGTCTGCACGCTTGGAGGTTCGGCCAATTACACCTattcggtatcaggttgttggttttggtggatacatgggTATTGTAGACTTTGGTGAAATGTCTTGTaagtgtagaaagtttcagttTTCACGTATTCTGTGGAAGCATGCCACATGA
- the LOC123208330 gene encoding putative RNA polymerase II subunit B1 CTD phosphatase RPAP2 homolog isoform X2, with protein MEATVVDGNGTETGHVIVTTIGGRNGQPKQAMAKCLNDAVHKLQLSLLEGVSTDHQLYTAGSLLSKSDYNDIVTERTIANLCGYPLCLHPLPLSDSRKHKGRYHISLKEHKVYDLQEVYLFCSTGCLVNSKAFLASLGEERVRVVDERRIEEVLKVVGAESGVESEVVRRFGELEIREKDRGEGEVGEVAAGPSDAVEGFVPKAKYKPKTTKVKREKNEGEDKAKSKSSLEKNKGVNAKTNQQNSKKDTFFSDVNFMSTIIMNDEYSISKVPSGSIGMTSQLKYEESKTTKDGKNLEAPRATLGSLASKTEDSDTIMMESSEKSQSAKDELAIQEVPSTSAPLQSDSSMITLEAESACPAEKEPVLSVGMPKSSLKSSGSKKLCRSVTWADEKTDSSGSGNLCEVKEMGDGDGDDDALRFASAEACAMALSQAVEAVASGDSDAADAVSEAGIIILPHPLDVVGEEQVEGVDLLEPKEASLKWSSKPGIQRSEFFDPEDSWFDSPPEGFNLSLSSFATMWMAIFAWITSSSLAYIYGRDESFHEEYLSINGREYPRKSVLGDGRSSEIKQTLAACLSRALPGLVANLRLPVPISIIEKEVGLLLETMSFVDALPAFRVKQWQVIALLFVDALSVCRIPALTPHMTNRTMLLLKVLDGAKITSEEYEVMKDFMIPLGRAPHFSMQSGA; from the exons ATGGAAGCTACAGTTGTTGATGGTAATGGAACCGAGACAGGTCATGTAATAGTCACAACCATTGGCGGTAGAAATGGTCAGCCTAAACAG GCTATGGCGAAGTGCCTAAACGACGCCGTACACAAGCTCCAACTCTCGTTACTCGAAGGCGTATCCACCGATCATCAACTCTATACTGCCGGCTCGCTCCTTTCCAAGAGTGACTACAACGACATCGTAACGGAACGAACCATCGCGAACCTCTGTGGCTACCCGCTCTGCTTGCATCCCCTGCCGCTGTCGGATTCTCGAAAACACAAAGGGCGATACCACATCTCGCTAAAGGAGCACAAAGTGTACGACCTCCAGGAGGTGTACTTGTTCTGCTCCACGGGTTGTCTGGTTAACAGTAAGGCGTTTTTGGCTAGTTTGGGGGAGGAGAGGGTTAGGGTTGTGGACGAGAGGAGGATTGAAGAGGTTTTGAAGGTGGTTGGCGCAGAGAGTGGTGTGGAGAGTGAGGTGGTGAGGAGGTTTGGGGAGCTGGAGATAAGGGAGAAGGATAGGGGGGAAGGTGAAGTTGGGGAAGTTGCAGCTGGGCCTTCAGATGCTGTTGAAGGGTTCGTTCCGAAGGCCAAGTATAAGCCGAAGACGACAAAGGTCAAAAGGGAAAAGAATGAAG GGGAGGATAAGGCGAAGAGCAAGTCTTCTCTTGAGAAAAACAAAG GGGTTAATGCTAAGACTAATCAGCAGAATAGTAAAAAGGATACATTTTTTAGTGATGTGAATTTCATGAGTACGATAATCATGAATGATGAATATAGCATTTCGAAAGTACCTTCTGGTTCAATTGGTATGACATCCCAGTTGAAATATGAAGAATCAAAAACAACAAAGGATGGTAAAAACTTGGAGGCTCCACGTGCCACGTTGGGCTCTTTAGCTTCCAAAACAGAAGATTCTGATACAATTATGATGGAATCAAGTGAGAAGAGTCAAAGTGCAAAAGATGAGCTTGCTATTCAAGAGGTTCCTTCCACTTCAGCTCCTCTCCAGAGTGATTCTAGTATGATCACTCTTGAAGCAGAAAGTGCCTGTCCTGCTGAGAAAGAACCTGTATTAAGCGTAGGAATGCCCAAATCATCTCTTAAATCTTCAGGTTCAAAGAAACTCTGTCGCTCGGTCACTTGGGCTGATGAGAAAACTGATAGTTCAGGTAGTGGAAACCTTTGTGAAGTTAAAGAAATGggtgatggtgatggtgatgatgatgcaTTACGCTTTGCATCAGCTGAAGCTTGTGCAATGGCATTGAGCCAGGCAGTTGAAGCTGTGGCTTCTGGAGATTCTGATGCTGCTGATGCTG TTTCTGAAGCTGgaattattatattaccacatCCACTTGATGTGGTTGGAGAGGAACAAGTGGAGGGTGTGGATTTGCTTGAACCTAAAGAAGCTTCTTTAAAATGGTCCAGTAAGCCTGGGATTCAACGTTCTGAATTCTTTGACCCTGAGGATTCGTGGTTTGATTCTCCACCTGAGGGTTTCAATTTAAGT TTGTCGTCTTTTGCAACAATGTGGATGGCAATCTTTGCATGGATAACATCATCATCTTTGGCTTACATATATGGGAGGGATGAAAGTTTCCATGAAGAGTATCTATCAATTAATGGGAGGGAGTATCCTCGAAAGAGTGTTTTGGGAGATGGTCGCTCTTCTGAAATCAAGCAAACTCTTGCTGCTTGTCTATCTCGGGCTTTACCTGGACTTGTTGCTAATCTCAGGCTGCCAGTACCGATATCTATTATTGAAAAGGAAGTG GGACTCTTGTTGGAAACAATGTCTTTTGTTGATGCACTTCCAGCTTTCAGAGTGAAACAATGGCAAGTAATTGCTCTTCTGTTTGTTGATGCTCTCTCCGTCTGTCGGATCCCTGCTCTTACACCGCACATGACTAACCGGACAATGCTGCTTCTCAAG GTGTTGGATGGTGCTAAAATAACTTCAGAAGAGTATGAAGTTATGAAGGATTTCATGATACCCCTTGGTCGAGCACCTCATTTCTCAATGCAGAGTGGGGCTTAA
- the LOC123208330 gene encoding putative RNA polymerase II subunit B1 CTD phosphatase RPAP2 homolog isoform X1 produces MASVGVAPTSCLRESSGHTGGVDKLPKEMNDMKIREDKEMEATVVDGNGTETGHVIVTTIGGRNGQPKQAMAKCLNDAVHKLQLSLLEGVSTDHQLYTAGSLLSKSDYNDIVTERTIANLCGYPLCLHPLPLSDSRKHKGRYHISLKEHKVYDLQEVYLFCSTGCLVNSKAFLASLGEERVRVVDERRIEEVLKVVGAESGVESEVVRRFGELEIREKDRGEGEVGEVAAGPSDAVEGFVPKAKYKPKTTKVKREKNEGEDKAKSKSSLEKNKGVNAKTNQQNSKKDTFFSDVNFMSTIIMNDEYSISKVPSGSIGMTSQLKYEESKTTKDGKNLEAPRATLGSLASKTEDSDTIMMESSEKSQSAKDELAIQEVPSTSAPLQSDSSMITLEAESACPAEKEPVLSVGMPKSSLKSSGSKKLCRSVTWADEKTDSSGSGNLCEVKEMGDGDGDDDALRFASAEACAMALSQAVEAVASGDSDAADAVSEAGIIILPHPLDVVGEEQVEGVDLLEPKEASLKWSSKPGIQRSEFFDPEDSWFDSPPEGFNLSLSSFATMWMAIFAWITSSSLAYIYGRDESFHEEYLSINGREYPRKSVLGDGRSSEIKQTLAACLSRALPGLVANLRLPVPISIIEKEVGLLLETMSFVDALPAFRVKQWQVIALLFVDALSVCRIPALTPHMTNRTMLLLKVLDGAKITSEEYEVMKDFMIPLGRAPHFSMQSGA; encoded by the exons ATGGCTTCAGTGGGTGTGGCACCTACTTCTTGCTTGAGAGAATCTAGTGGCCACACTGGAGGTGTAGATAAATTGCCTAAGGAGATGAATGACATGAAAATTAGGGAGGACAAG GAAATGGAAGCTACAGTTGTTGATGGTAATGGAACCGAGACAGGTCATGTAATAGTCACAACCATTGGCGGTAGAAATGGTCAGCCTAAACAG GCTATGGCGAAGTGCCTAAACGACGCCGTACACAAGCTCCAACTCTCGTTACTCGAAGGCGTATCCACCGATCATCAACTCTATACTGCCGGCTCGCTCCTTTCCAAGAGTGACTACAACGACATCGTAACGGAACGAACCATCGCGAACCTCTGTGGCTACCCGCTCTGCTTGCATCCCCTGCCGCTGTCGGATTCTCGAAAACACAAAGGGCGATACCACATCTCGCTAAAGGAGCACAAAGTGTACGACCTCCAGGAGGTGTACTTGTTCTGCTCCACGGGTTGTCTGGTTAACAGTAAGGCGTTTTTGGCTAGTTTGGGGGAGGAGAGGGTTAGGGTTGTGGACGAGAGGAGGATTGAAGAGGTTTTGAAGGTGGTTGGCGCAGAGAGTGGTGTGGAGAGTGAGGTGGTGAGGAGGTTTGGGGAGCTGGAGATAAGGGAGAAGGATAGGGGGGAAGGTGAAGTTGGGGAAGTTGCAGCTGGGCCTTCAGATGCTGTTGAAGGGTTCGTTCCGAAGGCCAAGTATAAGCCGAAGACGACAAAGGTCAAAAGGGAAAAGAATGAAG GGGAGGATAAGGCGAAGAGCAAGTCTTCTCTTGAGAAAAACAAAG GGGTTAATGCTAAGACTAATCAGCAGAATAGTAAAAAGGATACATTTTTTAGTGATGTGAATTTCATGAGTACGATAATCATGAATGATGAATATAGCATTTCGAAAGTACCTTCTGGTTCAATTGGTATGACATCCCAGTTGAAATATGAAGAATCAAAAACAACAAAGGATGGTAAAAACTTGGAGGCTCCACGTGCCACGTTGGGCTCTTTAGCTTCCAAAACAGAAGATTCTGATACAATTATGATGGAATCAAGTGAGAAGAGTCAAAGTGCAAAAGATGAGCTTGCTATTCAAGAGGTTCCTTCCACTTCAGCTCCTCTCCAGAGTGATTCTAGTATGATCACTCTTGAAGCAGAAAGTGCCTGTCCTGCTGAGAAAGAACCTGTATTAAGCGTAGGAATGCCCAAATCATCTCTTAAATCTTCAGGTTCAAAGAAACTCTGTCGCTCGGTCACTTGGGCTGATGAGAAAACTGATAGTTCAGGTAGTGGAAACCTTTGTGAAGTTAAAGAAATGggtgatggtgatggtgatgatgatgcaTTACGCTTTGCATCAGCTGAAGCTTGTGCAATGGCATTGAGCCAGGCAGTTGAAGCTGTGGCTTCTGGAGATTCTGATGCTGCTGATGCTG TTTCTGAAGCTGgaattattatattaccacatCCACTTGATGTGGTTGGAGAGGAACAAGTGGAGGGTGTGGATTTGCTTGAACCTAAAGAAGCTTCTTTAAAATGGTCCAGTAAGCCTGGGATTCAACGTTCTGAATTCTTTGACCCTGAGGATTCGTGGTTTGATTCTCCACCTGAGGGTTTCAATTTAAGT TTGTCGTCTTTTGCAACAATGTGGATGGCAATCTTTGCATGGATAACATCATCATCTTTGGCTTACATATATGGGAGGGATGAAAGTTTCCATGAAGAGTATCTATCAATTAATGGGAGGGAGTATCCTCGAAAGAGTGTTTTGGGAGATGGTCGCTCTTCTGAAATCAAGCAAACTCTTGCTGCTTGTCTATCTCGGGCTTTACCTGGACTTGTTGCTAATCTCAGGCTGCCAGTACCGATATCTATTATTGAAAAGGAAGTG GGACTCTTGTTGGAAACAATGTCTTTTGTTGATGCACTTCCAGCTTTCAGAGTGAAACAATGGCAAGTAATTGCTCTTCTGTTTGTTGATGCTCTCTCCGTCTGTCGGATCCCTGCTCTTACACCGCACATGACTAACCGGACAATGCTGCTTCTCAAG GTGTTGGATGGTGCTAAAATAACTTCAGAAGAGTATGAAGTTATGAAGGATTTCATGATACCCCTTGGTCGAGCACCTCATTTCTCAATGCAGAGTGGGGCTTAA
- the LOC123208332 gene encoding shaggy-related protein kinase alpha isoform X2: protein MASVGVAPTSCLRESSGHTGGVDKLPKEMNDMKIRDDKEMEATVVDGNGTEAGHIIVTTIGGRNGQPKQTISYMAERIVGQGSFGVVFQAKCLETGETVAIKKVLQDRRYKNRELQTMRLLDHPNVVSLKHCFFSATEKDELYLNLVLEYVPETVHRVIKHFNKLNQRMPMIYVKLYAYQILRALSYIHRSIGVCHRDIKPQNLLVNPHTHQVKLCDFGSAKILLKGEPNISYICSRYYRAPELIFGATEYTTAIDIWSAGCVVAELLLGKPLFPGDSGVDQLVEIIKVLGTPTREEIKCMNPNYTEFKFPQIKAHPWHKVFPKRMPPEAVDLVSRLLQYSPNLRSTALDALIHPFFDELRDPNTRLPNGRFLPPLFNFKSHELKGVPVEILVKLIPEHARKQCPFLGL, encoded by the exons ATGGCTTCAGTGGGTGTGGCACCTACTTCTTGCTTGAGAGAATCAAGTGGCCACACTGGAGGTGTAGATAAATTACCTAAGGAGATGAATGACATGAAAATTAGGGATGACAAG GAAATGGAAGCTACAGTTGTTGATGGTAATGGAACCGAGGCAGGTCATATAATAGTCACAACCATTGGCGGTAGAAATGGTCAGCCTAAACAG ACAATAAGCTACATGGCTGAGCGCATTGTCGGACAAGGATCATTTGGAGTTGTCTTTCAG GCCAAGTGTTTAGAGACAGGCGAGACTGTGGCAATAAAGAAGGTTCTTCAGGATAGGAGATACAAGAATCGTGAGCTCCAAACTATGCGTCTTCTTGACCATCCAAATGTTGTCTCTTTGAAGCATTGCTTCTTTTCAGCAACTGAAAAGGATGAACTTTATCTTAATCTGGTTCTGGAGTATGTCCCTGAAACTGTTCATCGCGTGATCAAACACTTCAACAAGTTGAACCAGAGGATGCCAATGATATATGTAAAACTTTATGCATATCAG ATCCTTAGGGCTTTGTCTTACATTCATCGCAGTATTGGAGTGTGTCATCGGGACATAAAACCTCAAAATCTTTTG GTAAATCCACATACTCACCAGGTTAAACTATGTGATTTTGGAAGTGCAAAAATCTTG TTGAAAGGGGAACCAAATATATCTTATATCTGCTCCAGGTATTATAGAGCACCTGAGCTTATATTTGGTGCAACCGAGTACACCACAGCCATTGACATATGGTCTGCTGGCTGTGTTGTGGCGGAGCTGCTGCTTGGAAAG CCTCTTTTTCCTGGTGATAGTGGAGTTGACCAGCTTGTGGAGATTATTAAG GTATTGGGCACTCCTACCAGGGAGGAAATAAAATGCATGAATCCCAACTATACTGAGTTTAAATTCCCTCAGATTAAAGCGCATCCCTGGCACAAG GTATTCCCCAAACGCATGCCTCCAGAAGCTGTTGATCTGGTCTCAAGACTACTACAATACTCTCCCAACTTACGATCCACCGCT TTAGATGCTCTGATCCATCCGTTCTTTGATGAGCTACGTGACCCTAACACTCGCTTGCCAAATGGACGTTTCCTTCCGCCATTGTTTAACTTCAAATCACATG AACTGAAGGGTGTCCCTGTGGAAATCTTGGTGAAACTGATACCAGAACATGCCAGAAAGCAATGCCCCTTTCTTGGTCTATGA
- the LOC123208330 gene encoding putative RNA polymerase II subunit B1 CTD phosphatase RPAP2 homolog isoform X3, whose amino-acid sequence MASVGVAPTSCLRESSGHTGGVDKLPKEMNDMKIREDKEMEATVVDGNGTETGHVIVTTIGGRNGQPKQAMAKCLNDAVHKLQLSLLEGVSTDHQLYTAGSLLSKSDYNDIVTERTIANLCGYPLCLHPLPLSDSRKHKGRYHISLKEHKVYDLQEVYLFCSTGCLVNSKAFLASLGEERVRVVDERRIEEVLKVVGAESGVESEVVRRFGELEIREKDRGEGEVGEVAAGPSDAVEGFVPKAKYKPKTTKVKREKNEGEDKAKSKSSLEKNKGVNAKTNQQNSKKDTFFSDVNFMSTIIMNDEYSISKVPSGSIGMTSQLKYEESKTTKDGKNLEAPRATLGSLASKTEDSDTIMMESSEKSQSAKDELAIQEVPSTSAPLQSDSSMITLEAESACPAEKEPVLSVGMPKSSLKSSGSKKLCRSVTWADEKTDSSGSGNLCEVKEMGDGDGDDDALRFASAEACAMALSQAVEAVASGDSDAADAVSEAGIIILPHPLDVVGEEQVEGVDLLEPKEASLKWSSKPGIQRSEFFDPEDSWFDSPPEGFNLSLSSFATMWMAIFAWITSSSLAYIYGRDESFHEEYLSINGREYPRKSVLGDGRSSEIKQTLAACLSRALPGLVANLRLPVPISIIEKEV is encoded by the exons ATGGCTTCAGTGGGTGTGGCACCTACTTCTTGCTTGAGAGAATCTAGTGGCCACACTGGAGGTGTAGATAAATTGCCTAAGGAGATGAATGACATGAAAATTAGGGAGGACAAG GAAATGGAAGCTACAGTTGTTGATGGTAATGGAACCGAGACAGGTCATGTAATAGTCACAACCATTGGCGGTAGAAATGGTCAGCCTAAACAG GCTATGGCGAAGTGCCTAAACGACGCCGTACACAAGCTCCAACTCTCGTTACTCGAAGGCGTATCCACCGATCATCAACTCTATACTGCCGGCTCGCTCCTTTCCAAGAGTGACTACAACGACATCGTAACGGAACGAACCATCGCGAACCTCTGTGGCTACCCGCTCTGCTTGCATCCCCTGCCGCTGTCGGATTCTCGAAAACACAAAGGGCGATACCACATCTCGCTAAAGGAGCACAAAGTGTACGACCTCCAGGAGGTGTACTTGTTCTGCTCCACGGGTTGTCTGGTTAACAGTAAGGCGTTTTTGGCTAGTTTGGGGGAGGAGAGGGTTAGGGTTGTGGACGAGAGGAGGATTGAAGAGGTTTTGAAGGTGGTTGGCGCAGAGAGTGGTGTGGAGAGTGAGGTGGTGAGGAGGTTTGGGGAGCTGGAGATAAGGGAGAAGGATAGGGGGGAAGGTGAAGTTGGGGAAGTTGCAGCTGGGCCTTCAGATGCTGTTGAAGGGTTCGTTCCGAAGGCCAAGTATAAGCCGAAGACGACAAAGGTCAAAAGGGAAAAGAATGAAG GGGAGGATAAGGCGAAGAGCAAGTCTTCTCTTGAGAAAAACAAAG GGGTTAATGCTAAGACTAATCAGCAGAATAGTAAAAAGGATACATTTTTTAGTGATGTGAATTTCATGAGTACGATAATCATGAATGATGAATATAGCATTTCGAAAGTACCTTCTGGTTCAATTGGTATGACATCCCAGTTGAAATATGAAGAATCAAAAACAACAAAGGATGGTAAAAACTTGGAGGCTCCACGTGCCACGTTGGGCTCTTTAGCTTCCAAAACAGAAGATTCTGATACAATTATGATGGAATCAAGTGAGAAGAGTCAAAGTGCAAAAGATGAGCTTGCTATTCAAGAGGTTCCTTCCACTTCAGCTCCTCTCCAGAGTGATTCTAGTATGATCACTCTTGAAGCAGAAAGTGCCTGTCCTGCTGAGAAAGAACCTGTATTAAGCGTAGGAATGCCCAAATCATCTCTTAAATCTTCAGGTTCAAAGAAACTCTGTCGCTCGGTCACTTGGGCTGATGAGAAAACTGATAGTTCAGGTAGTGGAAACCTTTGTGAAGTTAAAGAAATGggtgatggtgatggtgatgatgatgcaTTACGCTTTGCATCAGCTGAAGCTTGTGCAATGGCATTGAGCCAGGCAGTTGAAGCTGTGGCTTCTGGAGATTCTGATGCTGCTGATGCTG TTTCTGAAGCTGgaattattatattaccacatCCACTTGATGTGGTTGGAGAGGAACAAGTGGAGGGTGTGGATTTGCTTGAACCTAAAGAAGCTTCTTTAAAATGGTCCAGTAAGCCTGGGATTCAACGTTCTGAATTCTTTGACCCTGAGGATTCGTGGTTTGATTCTCCACCTGAGGGTTTCAATTTAAGT TTGTCGTCTTTTGCAACAATGTGGATGGCAATCTTTGCATGGATAACATCATCATCTTTGGCTTACATATATGGGAGGGATGAAAGTTTCCATGAAGAGTATCTATCAATTAATGGGAGGGAGTATCCTCGAAAGAGTGTTTTGGGAGATGGTCGCTCTTCTGAAATCAAGCAAACTCTTGCTGCTTGTCTATCTCGGGCTTTACCTGGACTTGTTGCTAATCTCAGGCTGCCAGTACCGATATCTATTATTGAAAAGGAAGTG TAA
- the LOC123208332 gene encoding shaggy-related protein kinase alpha isoform X1 — translation MASVGVAPTSCLRESSGHTGGVDKLPKEMNDMKIRDDKEMEATVVDGNGTEAGHIIVTTIGGRNGQPKQTISYMAERIVGQGSFGVVFQAKCLETGETVAIKKVLQDRRYKNRELQTMRLLDHPNVVSLKHCFFSATEKDELYLNLVLEYVPETVHRVIKHFNKLNQRMPMIYVKLYAYQILRALSYIHRSIGVCHRDIKPQNLLVNPHTHQVKLCDFGSAKILLKGEPNISYICSRYYRAPELIFGATEYTTAIDIWSAGCVVAELLLGKPLFPGDSGVDQLVEIIKVLGTPTREEIKCMNPNYTEFKFPQIKAHPWHKVFPKRMPPEAVDLVSRLLQYSPNLRSTAVSKRKLDALIHPFFDELRDPNTRLPNGRFLPPLFNFKSHELKGVPVEILVKLIPEHARKQCPFLGL, via the exons ATGGCTTCAGTGGGTGTGGCACCTACTTCTTGCTTGAGAGAATCAAGTGGCCACACTGGAGGTGTAGATAAATTACCTAAGGAGATGAATGACATGAAAATTAGGGATGACAAG GAAATGGAAGCTACAGTTGTTGATGGTAATGGAACCGAGGCAGGTCATATAATAGTCACAACCATTGGCGGTAGAAATGGTCAGCCTAAACAG ACAATAAGCTACATGGCTGAGCGCATTGTCGGACAAGGATCATTTGGAGTTGTCTTTCAG GCCAAGTGTTTAGAGACAGGCGAGACTGTGGCAATAAAGAAGGTTCTTCAGGATAGGAGATACAAGAATCGTGAGCTCCAAACTATGCGTCTTCTTGACCATCCAAATGTTGTCTCTTTGAAGCATTGCTTCTTTTCAGCAACTGAAAAGGATGAACTTTATCTTAATCTGGTTCTGGAGTATGTCCCTGAAACTGTTCATCGCGTGATCAAACACTTCAACAAGTTGAACCAGAGGATGCCAATGATATATGTAAAACTTTATGCATATCAG ATCCTTAGGGCTTTGTCTTACATTCATCGCAGTATTGGAGTGTGTCATCGGGACATAAAACCTCAAAATCTTTTG GTAAATCCACATACTCACCAGGTTAAACTATGTGATTTTGGAAGTGCAAAAATCTTG TTGAAAGGGGAACCAAATATATCTTATATCTGCTCCAGGTATTATAGAGCACCTGAGCTTATATTTGGTGCAACCGAGTACACCACAGCCATTGACATATGGTCTGCTGGCTGTGTTGTGGCGGAGCTGCTGCTTGGAAAG CCTCTTTTTCCTGGTGATAGTGGAGTTGACCAGCTTGTGGAGATTATTAAG GTATTGGGCACTCCTACCAGGGAGGAAATAAAATGCATGAATCCCAACTATACTGAGTTTAAATTCCCTCAGATTAAAGCGCATCCCTGGCACAAG GTATTCCCCAAACGCATGCCTCCAGAAGCTGTTGATCTGGTCTCAAGACTACTACAATACTCTCCCAACTTACGATCCACCGCTGTGagtaaaagaaag TTAGATGCTCTGATCCATCCGTTCTTTGATGAGCTACGTGACCCTAACACTCGCTTGCCAAATGGACGTTTCCTTCCGCCATTGTTTAACTTCAAATCACATG AACTGAAGGGTGTCCCTGTGGAAATCTTGGTGAAACTGATACCAGAACATGCCAGAAAGCAATGCCCCTTTCTTGGTCTATGA